CGGGCCGGGGGACCGGGTCGCCTACCTCGCGCCGAACGTCCCCGAGCTGCTGATCGCGCACTTCGCCGTGCCGCTGGCCGGGGCCGTCCTCGTCGCGATCAACACGCGGCTCGCGGCGGAGGAGATCCGTTACATCCTCGACCACTCGGGGGCGAAGGCGCTGGTCGTGGACGCGGGCCTGCACCCGTCGGTGGCTCCGCTCGCCGGTGCGCTGCCCGAGGTCGTCACGGTCCCGGCCGGCGGCGCCGATCCCGATCCGGCGGTCGGCGGCGTCGCCTACGCCGACCTGCTGGCGCGCGGCTCGGACGACCCGCTGCCGTGGGACGTGGACGACGAGGACGCCGCCATTTCGATCAACTACACGTCCGGCACCACGGGACGGCCGAAGGGCGTCGTCTACACGCACCGCGGCGCGTACCTGAACGCGCTCGGCGAGGTGATGCACTCGCGGCACACGCCGGACAGCGTCTACCTGTGGACGCTGCCGATGTTCCACTGCAACGGGTGGTGCACCCCGTGGGCGCTCGCCGCGATCGGCGGGACGCAGGTGTGCCTGCGCGCGGTCGTCGCCGCAGAGGTGTGGCGGCTCATCGACGCCGAGGGCGTCACGCACCTCAACGGCGCGCCGACCGTGCTGGTGGCGATCGCGAACGCGCCGGAGGCGCATCCGCTGGAGCGGCCCCTGACCGTCACGACCGCGGGCGCTCCGCCGAGCCCCACGATCATCGGGCAGATGGAGGGGCTCGGGGCCGAGATCGTCCACGTGTACGGGCTGACGGAGACCTACGGGCCGTACTCGGTGTGCGAGCCGCAGCCGGGATGGCCCGCGCTGCCCGCGCCCGACCGGGCCCGGCTGCTGGCGCGGCAGGGCGTCGGCATGATCCAGACGGACGGGCTGCGGGTCGTCGACGAGGACATGAACGACGTCCCGGCCGACGGGGAGACGCTCGGCGAGATCGTCATGCGCGGCAACAACGTCATGAAGGGCTACCACCGGGACGAGGAGGCGACCGCGAAGGCGTTCCGCGGCGGCTGGTTCCACTCCGGCGACCTCGGCGTCCGCCATCCCGACGGCTACATCGAGCTGCGCGACCGGTCCAAGGACATCATCATCTCCGGCGGCGAGAACATCTCGACGGTGGAGGTGGAGCGCGCGATCGACTCCCATCCCGCGGTCCTGGAGGTCGCGGTCGTCGCGGTGCCGGACGAGAAGTGGGGCGAGCGGCCCAAGGCGTTCGTGGTGCTGCGCGACGGGCAGGCCGCCACCGAGGCCGAGCTGATCGGGCACGTCAGGGAGAGCCTGGCCCGTTTCAAGGCGCCCGACACGGTGGAGTTCGTCCCGGAGCTGCCGAAGACGTCCACCGGCAAGATCCAGAAGTTCCAGCTCCGCGAGCGGGAGTGGGCCGGGACGGACCGCCGCGTCCAGGGCTGAGCCGCCGCGCCGGAACGGCGCGGATCGCCCGCCGCGCAAGGCGTCCGGCAGGTGAGGAACGGCGGTTCCCGGGAAGTGTTCCGAGGGCGAGGGCCGGGCCCGGCCGTCGAGCGCGAGAGGGGAACCGGATGCCGCCCACCGCCGAGACGGGGAACGTGCTGGTCGTGGGGGCGGGCCCGACCGGTCTCCTGCTGGCGGGCGACCTGGCCGCGGCCGGGATCCCCTGCACGGTGCTGGAGCGCCGCGAGGCGGAGACGAGCAACCTGACGCGGGCGTTCGCCGTGCACGCCCGCACGCTGGAGCTGCTGGACGCGCGGGGGATCGCGGAGGCGCTGGCGGCGACGGGCGAGCGGGTGGACGAGGTGCGGCTGCTGGGGTCCGCGAGCCTCGACCTCTCGCTGCTGCCCGGCCGGTTCCCGTACGTGCTGGTGACGCCGCAGTACGAGACCGAGCGGGTGCTGCGGGAGCGGGCCCTGGCCGAGGGCGCGGAGATCGTGTACGGCGCCGAGGTCGTCGGGCTGCGGCAGCACCCGGCGGGCGTCGACGTCGAGGTGCGCGCGTCCGGGGGCGGCGCGCACACCCGCCGCGCGTCCTACGTCGTCGGGGCAGACGGGGTGCGCAGCACCGTCCGGGGCGCGCTGGGGCTGCCGTTCCCCGGCCAGGCGGCGGTGCGGTCGGTGATGCTCGCCGACGTCCGGCTCGACGACGCGCCCGCCGGCGTGCTGACGGTGAACGCGGTGGGCGACGCGTTCGCGTTCCTGGCCCCGTTCGGGGACGGCTGGTACCGGGTGGTCGCCTGGGACCGGCGCCACCAGCCGCCCGACACCGAACCCGTCGGCCTGGACGAGCTGCGCGAGGTCACGCGCCGCGCCCTCGGCACCGACCACGGCATGCACTCCCCGCGCTGGACGTCGCGGTTCCACAGCGACGAGCGGCAGGTGCCGAAGTACCGGGTCGGCCGGGTGTTCCTCGCGGGCGACGCCGCGCACGTCCACTCCCCGGTGGGCGGGCAGGGCATGAACACCGGGATGCAGGACGCCGCGAACCTCGGCTGGAAGCTGGCGGCGGAGCTGCGGGGCTGGGCCCCGTCCTGGCTGCTCGACAGCTACCACGAGGAGCGGCACCCCGTCGGCAGGCTCGTCGTGCGCGGCAGCGGCGCCGCGCTGCGGCTCGTCCTCGCCGAGCCGCCGTGGCCGCGCCGGGCGCGGTCCGCCGCGGCGTGGCTGGCGACGCGGGTCCGGCCGGTCGCGCGGAGGCTGGCGGGCGCCGTCTCCGGCATCGACATCGCCTACCCCGCGCCGCGCGGCTCCCACCGCCTCACGGGGCGGCGTGCGCCGGACGTCCCGCTGGCGGGCGCCGGCCCCGGGCGGCTGTACGGGCTGCTGGGCGGCGGGCGGTTCGTGCTCGTGGTCGCGGCGAACGACCCCGCGGTGGCGTACCTGGCGTCGAAGAGGTGGGCGGGACGCGTCCACTACGCCCCGGCGGGACGCGCGACCCGCACGACCGCGCTGGTGCGGCCGGACGGGTACATCGCGTGGGCGACCGACGAGACCGCCCCCGACCGGCGCGCCGCGGCGATCCGCGACGCGCTCAACCACTGGTGCGGGCGGCCCGTCGACCGCCCGCACCACGAGCCCCGCCCCCTCCACGGCCCGGCGCCGTCGGCGACCCCCGGGCCCGCCGGCGGCTCACCTGGGGAGGACAGGCCACGAGGAACGGAGAACCTGACATGACGGACCGGACGGGGGAGGCGGGAGGCCGCGGCGTCGCCCGCAAAC
The sequence above is drawn from the Actinomadura hallensis genome and encodes:
- a CDS encoding acyl--CoA ligase family protein encodes the protein MDNGPGRTALTPLAFLKRSAEVFPGKTAYAFGDRRATYEEFAAETTRLANALRASGVGPGDRVAYLAPNVPELLIAHFAVPLAGAVLVAINTRLAAEEIRYILDHSGAKALVVDAGLHPSVAPLAGALPEVVTVPAGGADPDPAVGGVAYADLLARGSDDPLPWDVDDEDAAISINYTSGTTGRPKGVVYTHRGAYLNALGEVMHSRHTPDSVYLWTLPMFHCNGWCTPWALAAIGGTQVCLRAVVAAEVWRLIDAEGVTHLNGAPTVLVAIANAPEAHPLERPLTVTTAGAPPSPTIIGQMEGLGAEIVHVYGLTETYGPYSVCEPQPGWPALPAPDRARLLARQGVGMIQTDGLRVVDEDMNDVPADGETLGEIVMRGNNVMKGYHRDEEATAKAFRGGWFHSGDLGVRHPDGYIELRDRSKDIIISGGENISTVEVERAIDSHPAVLEVAVVAVPDEKWGERPKAFVVLRDGQAATEAELIGHVRESLARFKAPDTVEFVPELPKTSTGKIQKFQLREREWAGTDRRVQG
- a CDS encoding FAD-dependent monooxygenase translates to MPPTAETGNVLVVGAGPTGLLLAGDLAAAGIPCTVLERREAETSNLTRAFAVHARTLELLDARGIAEALAATGERVDEVRLLGSASLDLSLLPGRFPYVLVTPQYETERVLRERALAEGAEIVYGAEVVGLRQHPAGVDVEVRASGGGAHTRRASYVVGADGVRSTVRGALGLPFPGQAAVRSVMLADVRLDDAPAGVLTVNAVGDAFAFLAPFGDGWYRVVAWDRRHQPPDTEPVGLDELREVTRRALGTDHGMHSPRWTSRFHSDERQVPKYRVGRVFLAGDAAHVHSPVGGQGMNTGMQDAANLGWKLAAELRGWAPSWLLDSYHEERHPVGRLVVRGSGAALRLVLAEPPWPRRARSAAAWLATRVRPVARRLAGAVSGIDIAYPAPRGSHRLTGRRAPDVPLAGAGPGRLYGLLGGGRFVLVVAANDPAVAYLASKRWAGRVHYAPAGRATRTTALVRPDGYIAWATDETAPDRRAAAIRDALNHWCGRPVDRPHHEPRPLHGPAPSATPGPAGGSPGEDRPRGTENLT